TCAACAATATCCCTAGGGCCTCTGCTCTGGGGATAGCACTGTCCATCCCCTCAGCCCGCTGGGTCTTTGGACTGAGACCCTTGAGGGCGTCTCAGTTTGGAAGGACAGGAGCTGGGGACTGATCATCCAAGTCCCCAGCGGAGGCTTCACCCTTCCCTGctgcttctgtgtcctgcaggAACCTCGGAAAGTCTGGTCTCCGGGTGTCCTGCCTTGGCCTTGGTGAgttagaataaagaaaaggagcatTCTTTTATAGTGTGGCCCCCACGGTCCTCACGTGTCCAACGTCTGTCTTGCAGGTACCTGGGTCACATTTGGCTCTCAGATCTCAGATGAGGTATAAGTGATGGGACCCAGAAACAgggtggaggtggagagggaggggctaagaagaggaagaagtggatCTGGTTAGGGTTTGGACAAGCTTGGTGGGGGCGGGTGGGGCGGGGAGAAGGGATCTGAGGCTGGAGGCGAAGGAGAGAAAATGGGGGAGCCAGGACCGAAGTGCTATGGGTTAGGATGCAGGGAGGGAAGTAACTAAGGGGCAGCCGTGCATCTTCAACTTTTTCTCGCCTCCCTAGACAGCAGAAGATGTGCTGACAGCCGCCTATGAGCACGGGGTAAACCTGTTCGACACCGCAGAAGTGTATGCAGCGGGAAAGTAAGAACCAGGGTAAAAGAGGAAAGTTATATTTGGAAGGCAGGCTGAGAGAATGTCAGGCATTCTTGTttccctcttaaaaaaaaaagaacctgggaATTCTGGGAACACTAAAGCCCAACTTTTCGGGGCTCATAGACCCCCTGTGCACTATGGGAATTGTAGTTCTCACAACACTTCCTTCTCTGGATTAGAGGTCAGTATACATACTGTGCagtcacatttaaaataaaaccaacaaatttATCCTTAAGATTACAAAGCTGTATTTTCAAACATACCATATCACATCACGTGCCCATGACTTTACATTGGAAGCAGCCAGAGTCTAGGGTGGCCTACTCTGCCTCTTTATTTGATAAACATTCTTCTTCAAGATTAGCTCAAATGTCAAATCCTCCAAGAAGCTTTTACCCAACTGCCCAGAGTTGGTCACAACCTTCTGTGAGCATCCATGACACTCTGTGCTACCTCCTGACAAAAAGTATAGTTGCTTTATACGACTATACTTACTGCTCAGCTCAGAGGCTTCCCACCTTCATGGAACTTGTCTTCCCAAGACCCTCTGGAGAGGCCATCACAAAGCACACACAGTTTAGGGAAGAGGTCAACATAACCTTAAAAAGTATACAGTCTAAGTGATTACACAAACAAGGGACAGAGCAGAGCTCCAACCCTGTAAAGTGTTTCAGTAATTTAAGACTTGTCACAGGTTAGCCCATATTTGTGTCCTAACAGACTGTGtaggctgggcatgatggcgcacacctgtaattccagcattggaaGGCTAAGGGAAGAGGGTTGAGAATTTgatgccaacctgggctacaaactgAGATCTTCTTTCCAAAAGTGgagtggggagaagagaggagaactgTGTGTGCAACTCTCTGGAAGCTGGTCAGAAGGACTCACCATAGACCGGCACTCACAGGCAAAACCAGAGCTGGTGAGGACTTACCATGGATCGGCACTCACAGGCAGAACCAGAGCTGGTCAGAAGGACTCGCCATAGACCGGCACTCACAGGCAGAACCAGAGCTGGTCAGAAGGACTCACCATAGATCGGCACTCACAGGCAGAACCAGAGCTGGTCAGAAGGACTCACCATGGATCAGCACTCACAGGCAGAATCAGAGCTGGTCAGAAGGACTCACCATGGATCAGCACTCACAGGCAGAACCAGAGCTGGTGAGGACTCACTGTGGATCGGCACTCACAGGCAGAATCAGAGCTGGTGAGAAGGACTCACCATGGATCGGCACTCACAGGCAGAATCAGAGCTGGTGAGAAGGACTCACCATGGATCGGCGCTCACAGGCAGAACCAGAGCTGGTGAGAAGGACTTACCATGGATCAGCGCTCACAGGCAGAACCAGAACTGGACTTAAGAGGACCTCTGGTATTTTACAGAGGCAGATGAAGGAGAGAACAACCCAGATGACTGAAACCAGAAAAGACAGTGCCCACCCTGAATCCGTTCTCTCACCTCACCATACTCTACCCCTTCAGCACCCACACTAGGACTTGGTACATAGTTGGTGCACAACGTGGGCGAATGAATAAAGAGTGTGACTACACACTACTAGTCCCGGAAGCCTCTCTCCTTTGTCCAGGATGGACCTGAGACTCCAAATTGACTCCTGTTTCCCCACTCCCCTTTCTTCCTACTAGAGGGGACaagctgggagaaggggaggaattGATctgtcttggagagatcagtgTTCTTACGTTGTCTTTATTTCAGGGCTGAAAGAACCCTAGGCAACATCCTCAAGAGCAAAGGCTGGAGGTGAGACTGATTTTGTGGGTTACTGGAGACATGATCAACCAAATATCATTTTCCTGTTGgctctctcattttgttttttccaggaGATCAAGCTATGTGATCACCACTAAGATTTTTTGGGGAGGACAGTAAGTAACTGAGGAGAAGACTTACAAAGACTGTGTGGTATGTGGGGGTTGCTGCCCCCCCATTCCGCCTCTGAGGATTCATGCCATCCCACTCTCTCATAGCTGCAGATATCCCTCATCCTTAACATAGCCTTTTCCTCCAGGGCAGAAACTGAGCGAGGCTTGAGTCGCAAACACATCATTGAAGGTGAGAATTGGTGGCTGGCCACCTGAGGTGGATgggcatggaagccagaggacttgGGACTGTTTCTGAAGTCCCAAAGTAGAAGATTAAGTTGACCATGAGACAAGGGGGTATGGTCTGGATTCTTAGCAAACTGAAGGTGAGAGAtttaccttcctcttcctctcccactcccaggcTTGCAAGGATCCCTGGACCGCCTTCAGCTGGAATACGTGGACATAGTCTTCGCCAATCGTTCAGACCCTAACAGTCCCATGGAGGGTAAAACGAGCCTCCCTAAACCTGACAGCCCTTCAAAACTGGGCACGTTCTCAAATCGGCATCAGGAAGCCAGCCTCCCCCACTCAAAAGCCCCCCCAATCTCCATAGCAGAGGCTCAGACCCTAGGACCTAAACAAGGAAGGCAGTGAAGAGTAGACACAGACATGCCTGGGTCCTGTTGGGGTGGACAGAGTCTAGTTGGGGTGGATCTAGAGTCTAGGATTCCATGGATCAGACATCGAGGCTTCTCCTCTCCTATGCACCTAGAGATTGTGAGAGCCATGACCTATGTCATCAACCAGGGCCTGGCCCTGTACTGGGGGACATCCAGATGGAGTGCTGCAGAGATCATGGTATGTGACTCTGACACTCCCCACCCCATTCATTGTCACTGTgctgagaagcaggaagatgggagGATTGCTCTGACGACCCCTGTCTCCTTTCCACACCAACCCAGGAGGCCTATTCCATGGCCAGACAGTTCAATCTGATCCCTCCCGTGTGTGAGCAAGCGGAGAACCACTTCTTTCAGAGGGAGAAGGTGGAGATGCAGCTGCCTGAACTCTACCACAAGATTGGTGTGCAGACCCTCACCCCCACCTTTCCCGTTTCGCCCGGGATGACCTAAGGCCCTGGCCCACACCAAAAACCTCTTGCTCTTAGGTGTTGGCTCTGTTACTTGGTCTCCCCTGGCGTGTGGCCTCATTACTAGCAAGTATGATGGGCGAGTTCCAGATACTTGCAAGGCAACTGTCAAGGtgagatgtggtggtggtggctccagGAGGCAGGATTGGGCTATCTAGGTTGCTGTGTGGTTGAGGAGGGGGGTGGGGCCTTTTGCTGATTCTCCTTGGCTTCCAGGGGTACCCGTGGCTCAAGGAAAAAGGGCAGAGTGAGGACGGTAAGAAGCAACAAGCCAGAGTCATGGACCTTCTCCCCATCGCTCACCAGCTAGACTGCACTGTGGCCCAGCTTGCTAtaggtgagagaccctgcaggGGCCTGCCTTCCGGTGGGTGAGACTTCCTAAACCTATCTCTAGACTAGCGTGTCCCTCCCTGGAGAGGACCCTCTTCAGACACTTCCGGAGTCCGAGTGCCCACGACGACCCCATcagttcctttccctttcctcctctggtCCCAGCCTGGTGTCTCCGAAGTGAGGGTGTCAGCTCAGTCTTACTGGGGGTGTCCAGTGCAGAGCAGCTGATGGAACATCTGGGCTCCCTACAGGTGAGttggagaggcagacagaatccttttctctccccttccccgaGAGTCAAGGCCGTACTGTCTAAACCTGAATGAAACGTCCAGGGAGACGGGGCCAAACAGCTGagactctttctttctcattgggTCCCACTGCGGCCTGCATCATGCCCTTCCTCAGTGTCCCAGCAAAAACGGTCCTCCTCTCCACTGCCCATTCTCAAGGTGCTGAGTCAGCTGACGCCGCAAACGGTGATGGAAATAGACGCACTCCTGGGGAACAAATCGCATTCCAAGAAATAGTCCTTTGGGGGCGCGGGGACCCAACGCGGAGTGATTGCACCTGCCGGAAACCACTTTCCAGCAAGCGGCCCTCTAGCGCCCGATCTCCCCCCCCTACCCCCAACCCTGCTCCCACGCAGCGGCAGAATCAGGGTAGCCCCGCCCACCAACGAGTCCCGGCTTCGAGTAGCGATTCGCATGAACAAAGCCATATCCTTTCGCCTTGGGGCTTGAGAGAGAAAGTAGATCTCCCACCCACCCTGTACGCCCCTGCTGTGTGTTCTAGGGCATGAGCCATCTTCTCTCAGCCATTTGGTCTCGCTCGTTTCTTTTCCCTATTGCCGAAACCCAGGAAACATCCAGCAGATAAAAGAAACATTGAGAGTACCTCACACATGGGCCTTGAAATGTCATCCAAGTAGCCAGAACCTAGTGAGTTATCGTGTAATCTGGAGCACAGGAAACGGGGCTTTTGTAGTATTTGTTCAATAGAAGCCAGGCTGGTCCTGGCAGAGAGTAAATGACAATCTTTGGAAACCAGaatcctgcctcctgcctggagGTGGAGGTCACACTTTGTACTTGCAGAGGGGATAAAGGTGGGAAGACCATGTTGccaaaggcagaaagaaatgTGATGGCTGTATCTCAGAAGTGGGAAGGTGGCCCTTAGAAAACAAAGTGCTTTGGAGGATTTAGTGATGGCCTTTGGACCACACCGGCAAAAACACAGGGTTGTAAAAGGTCTGGGGACAACCCTGGGCTTGGACTGGATTTAGTATGTAGCATCCGAGGACTGCAGTCTTCTTCCTGGCAATAAACCTAAAGCAATAAAGACGACCCCTCTGCTGTAAGATTTCCCAGGGACCTAACTGTAAATAAAATCTTAGCTTGATCCCCTTGACGTCTCAGAttgctgggctggggaggtgaggggGTGGCCTTAAGGGCACTGTCTCACACAAGGTTTCCTCTAACTCCTTTCTAAGAATGCTCTCAACGCTGGTTTCCTCTCCACTCATGTGAGTGGCTCAGGCATGCTGTCGATCCCTGGCTATGGGTCCCTTGGAGGATCTAAGCACCAGGTACCCCtggcccaggccccaggcccttCTTTAGAACCTAGTGATGCTCCTtcttagttccttttttttttttttttttttttttttggtttttcgagacagggtttctctgtttagctttgcgcctttcctggaactcactttgtagcccaggctggcctcgaactctcagagatccgcctgcctctgcctcctgagtgctgggattaaaggcatgcaccaccaccgcctggctgtgtttttactttttaaaggttttgtgtgtatgagcattttactttcatgtgtgtctgtgcaccacatgtgtgcctgtgcctgaagaggacagagaggatgtcagatcccctggaacttgagttatagatggctgtgaggcaccatgtagatgccaggaaccaaacctgggtcctttgccaaagcagcctgtgctcttaaccattgagacacacacacacacacacacacacacacacacacacacacacacacacacagagtttttatCTGCCACACTTCCTGTCTTGTAagcttcctttccttcttgtCCTGTACCTTCCTTCAGGTACCCAAAAATGAAGCAGCTTTGTTGGGGCTGGATGGGAAAGGTCACGGCGGTTGTGGTTTTGTGATGTGATGATGATAAGGTGAGGGGACACAGAGCAGGGccgggggggggtggtggtggcataatTTGCAAGGGAAATGGGTGAAAGGCCGGGTGGGAAGGCAGCGGAAAACCGGAACCCAGTGGGCTCTTCAGGTGAAGCCGCCATCTTCCTCCTTTATGGACTCTGGTTTCTTGAAGGAAAGGAAGTGGGTGGAAAGTCACATCCTGCAGTGATCACAAAGCAAGGGAGATGACTTCTGCCACCCTTAAATATAACCTCAGAGGCTCCCttctcccctgctcctcctgcctcgaTCCTAAAGCTGGAGTGCAGAGGAAAACTAATTTCCAAAAGAGACTGAGTCTCCTGGCTGGATCAGCAGCCGTCAGGATAACTAATGAGTACCTCCATCCGCCCTTTCGTCTCCCACTCATCCTGGAAGACTGGGGGGGGAATCAAAGTGAAATGTATGACTAAGCTAGGATTAGTTCTGCTGTGACAAACATACAAGAATTTATCAATTCAAAATAGTATTCCCTTAAATAGTTCTCCTGGAGAGCAGTACGCTGCTTCTGACCCTGCCTCCCCCGGCGCAGCACGTTTGTTCTGTACTTTCCTTCTTCTGTTCAACACACTTTAGAGCCTCCTCTTAGGATTCCCTCGAGACAGTTTAGAAGGCCCTTGTCAACAAAACCTTGATTGTCCCACATCCTTTGTATATAAGCATCTGCCATCTTTCCTCACCCACCCTATTCATGAATGTAATGAATATTTGGTGTATGGAGTCCTTCCGTGGTGCGGCATGGGGAGCTACTGTCATGTCGTTTGCTGCTGAGAGAGACAGCCTGTGACTGTCCCAGTGCAAACTTCTGTCGCCTGGTGTCCAGAGGGAGGCCTATGGCATTAGCAGCACCTAGTCCGGGTATGTGAGAGCAGAGGGTGTGAATGTAAAAGCAagaggcggcagtggtgcacgcctttaatcccagcactccagaggcagaggaacataacataacaaaacaaaaaaacaggcggatctctgtgagttcgaggccagcctggttacatgaacgagagccaggacaggcaccaaaacaacacagacagaaactctgtctcgaaaaaccaaaaaaaaaaaaaaaaaaaaaagagtgagggcAGTAATGGCTATAAAGGCCTAGCGGAAAAGGGAACCTGCACATCAGACAGCTTCCTGATGGGGAGACAAAATGCCTGAGGTAAACAATTCAAAAGGGCAGGTTTATTCCAGCATATGAGTTTTCAGCACATGGTTGCTTGGCCCATTTGCTCTTGAGTCTGTGGCAGACCATCATGGTGGAATAAACTGCTCACT
This Peromyscus leucopus breed LL Stock chromosome 8b, UCI_PerLeu_2.1, whole genome shotgun sequence DNA region includes the following protein-coding sequences:
- the Kcnab3 gene encoding voltage-gated potassium channel subunit beta-3 — protein: MQVSIACTEQNLRSRSSEDRLCGPRPGPGGGNGGPVGGGHGNPPGGGPKSRAALVPRPPAPAGALRESTGRGTGMKYRNLGKSGLRVSCLGLGTWVTFGSQISDETAEDVLTAAYEHGVNLFDTAEVYAAGKAERTLGNILKSKGWRRSSYVITTKIFWGGQAETERGLSRKHIIEGLQGSLDRLQLEYVDIVFANRSDPNSPMEEIVRAMTYVINQGLALYWGTSRWSAAEIMEAYSMARQFNLIPPVCEQAENHFFQREKVEMQLPELYHKIGVGSVTWSPLACGLITSKYDGRVPDTCKATVKGYPWLKEKGQSEDGKKQQARVMDLLPIAHQLDCTVAQLAIAWCLRSEGVSSVLLGVSSAEQLMEHLGSLQVLSQLTPQTVMEIDALLGNKSHSKK